A window of the Hevea brasiliensis isolate MT/VB/25A 57/8 chromosome 6, ASM3005281v1, whole genome shotgun sequence genome harbors these coding sequences:
- the LOC110637197 gene encoding uncharacterized protein LOC110637197 gives MEQNLPVIAKRIWETVRVIFFMRKGISKRKLLVDLNMMLKRGNKIATKAIGNLVFHHDHHRDISFPAPPHEYEFSCSNTPMYSLHFHVNKRRHHNNFFSCAFHAPPTLDDDVPTMNAVKLALEMLNNNNNEVMVEASPMLPGFGRSPMVRQLRITDSPFPLRDVNDDNGIVDKKAEEFIERFYKELRQQQQWQ, from the coding sequence ATGGAACAAAATCTACCAGTGATAGCAAAAAGAATATGGGAAACAGTACGTGTTATCTTCTTCATGCGAAAGGGCATATCAAAGAGAAAGCTTCTGGTTGATCTCAACATGATGCTTAAACGCGGCAACAAGATTGCAACTAAAGCCATAGGGAACCTCGTGTTCCACCATGACCACCACCGTGACATCTCTTTCCCTGCCCCACCCCACGAATACGAGTTCAGCTGCAGTAATACCCCCATGTATTCACTTCACTTCCATGTTAACAAGCGCCGCCACCATAATAACTTCTTCTCATGTGCATTCCACGCGCCACCAACTCTTGATGACGATGTCCCAACCATGAACGCTGTGAAGCTAGCTTTGGAGATGCTAAACAACAACAACAATGAGGTGATGGTGGAGGCATCTCCTATGTTGCCGGGGTTTGGCCGGAGCCCAATGGTGAGGCAGCTGAGGATAACGGACTCACCGTTCCCATTAAGAGATGTTAATGATGACAATGGTATTGTGGACAAGAAAGCCGAGGAGTTTATAGAGAGGTTCTACAAAGAACTGAGGCAACAGCAGCAATGGCAGTGA